In Terriglobus sp. TAA 43, a single window of DNA contains:
- the ribD gene encoding bifunctional diaminohydroxyphosphoribosylaminopyrimidine deaminase/5-amino-6-(5-phosphoribosylamino)uracil reductase RibD, translating to MPFSATDKAHMQRALELARATLGLASPNPQVGCVIAHGNEIVGEGAHRYDLRDHAEIVAMKQAGERVRGATAYVTLEPCSHHGRTGPCSNALLDAGIARVVAATLDPNPLVAGKGMAILEDGGVIAEHGLLQREARRMNDAFARHILTGMPLVTLKSALSVDGMLAPLPVQRTANAPFWLTGTAAREEVHRFRHASDAILTGIGTVLADDPMMTDRSNLQRRRRLLRIVLDTHCRLPLSSRLAESVNDDLIVFCAKSAPNDRQRALRQRGVTVETIPTLTPAQRGTQGRRLELDLRAVLKRLGDLDILSVLLESGSGLNGAFLNAGLVDKAVLFFSETELGSNAIPFASHGPTAFGLIEQLSDIDRCDFVSDLSNGARQVDACVRGTLHDPWAETFTLTPTSAASR from the coding sequence ATGCCTTTTTCTGCGACAGACAAAGCCCACATGCAGCGAGCGCTGGAACTGGCGCGCGCGACGCTGGGACTGGCCTCACCAAACCCACAGGTGGGCTGCGTCATTGCGCATGGCAACGAGATCGTAGGCGAGGGCGCACACCGCTACGACCTGCGCGATCACGCGGAAATCGTTGCCATGAAGCAGGCCGGCGAACGCGTGCGCGGCGCAACCGCATACGTGACACTGGAGCCGTGTTCACACCATGGACGCACCGGCCCATGCTCTAACGCTCTACTCGATGCGGGCATTGCTCGAGTCGTAGCAGCGACGCTTGACCCGAATCCGCTGGTTGCTGGTAAGGGCATGGCAATTCTCGAAGACGGCGGCGTCATCGCAGAACACGGCTTGCTGCAACGTGAAGCACGACGCATGAACGATGCGTTTGCGCGGCACATTCTTACAGGTATGCCACTGGTCACCCTGAAGTCCGCATTGAGTGTGGACGGGATGCTGGCTCCTCTGCCTGTGCAACGCACTGCGAACGCACCGTTCTGGCTCACCGGCACTGCCGCACGCGAAGAGGTGCACCGCTTCCGTCACGCAAGCGATGCAATTCTTACTGGCATTGGCACTGTGCTGGCAGACGATCCGATGATGACCGACCGCAGTAACCTGCAACGCCGTAGGCGTCTGTTGCGCATAGTTCTGGACACGCATTGCCGCTTGCCGCTGTCATCACGCCTTGCGGAAAGCGTGAATGACGATCTGATCGTCTTCTGCGCGAAGAGCGCGCCAAATGATCGTCAACGTGCGTTGCGTCAGCGCGGCGTTACCGTAGAAACTATTCCCACGCTGACACCCGCACAGCGCGGCACACAAGGACGCAGACTGGAGTTGGATTTGCGCGCCGTGCTGAAGCGGCTTGGTGACTTGGACATTCTTAGCGTTTTATTGGAAAGCGGCTCCGGATTGAACGGCGCATTTCTCAATGCAGGACTTGTCGATAAAGCCGTACTCTTCTTCTCCGAAACAGAACTCGGTAGCAACGCGATTCCGTTTGCCTCGCATGGGCCAACAGCGTTTGGTTTGATTGAGCAACTTTCCGATATAGACCGCTGTGATTTTGTAAGCGACCTAAGCAATGGCGCGCGGCAGGTTGACGCGTGTGTACGCGGCACACTGCACGATCCGTGGGCCGAGACGTTCACGCTCACACCTACTTCCGCCGCAAGTCGCTAA
- the ftsY gene encoding signal recognition particle-docking protein FtsY — translation MGKMRDAVERTRSQLGAGLDNVLALGRTVDEDTLDELEAVLLTADIGSTTTSEIMRNLRQRALREKATTDELKQMLKEELRAILDSVEQPTNHPAQSPEVIMMVGVNGTGKTTTSGKLAALYGTHGRKALLCAADTFRAAAIEQLEVWAQRSGVDIIKTKQGGDPSAALYDSLTAGKARGADIVIVDTAGRLHNKAGLMAELDKMRRTAQKLVPGAPHQVFLVLDATTGQNGMQQARLFTESAGVTGIVLTKLDGTAKGGIVIAIARELKLPVVFAGVGEKMEDILPFNSDAFLDSLLG, via the coding sequence ATGGGCAAGATGCGTGATGCTGTGGAACGCACACGCTCGCAATTAGGAGCAGGGCTGGACAACGTTCTTGCCCTGGGCCGTACTGTTGATGAGGACACACTCGATGAGCTGGAAGCCGTTCTTCTAACCGCGGATATTGGCAGTACAACGACCAGCGAAATCATGCGAAACCTGCGTCAGCGCGCACTCCGTGAGAAGGCAACCACGGACGAGCTGAAGCAGATGCTCAAGGAAGAGCTTCGCGCCATCCTCGACTCCGTGGAACAGCCCACGAATCATCCTGCGCAATCGCCCGAAGTCATCATGATGGTTGGCGTGAACGGCACGGGCAAGACCACCACCAGTGGCAAGCTGGCTGCGCTGTATGGCACGCATGGACGCAAGGCACTCCTATGCGCAGCTGATACTTTTCGCGCTGCGGCAATTGAGCAGCTTGAGGTGTGGGCACAGCGTTCCGGCGTAGACATCATCAAGACCAAACAGGGTGGCGATCCCTCTGCCGCGCTCTATGACTCGCTGACTGCAGGCAAAGCGCGCGGTGCGGATATCGTCATTGTCGATACCGCAGGGCGCCTGCACAACAAGGCCGGCCTGATGGCCGAGTTGGACAAGATGCGGCGCACCGCGCAGAAGCTGGTGCCGGGCGCTCCTCATCAGGTGTTCCTCGTGCTCGACGCGACGACCGGACAGAACGGTATGCAGCAGGCTCGCCTGTTTACTGAGAGTGCAGGCGTTACTGGCATTGTGCTGACAAAATTGGATGGAACCGCAAAAGGCGGCATCGTTATCGCCATTGCGCGCGAACTCAAGCTTCCCGTGGTCTTTGCAGGTGTGGGTGAAAAGATGGAAGACATTCTCCCGTTCAACAGCGACGCATTTCTCGATTCACTGCTGGGGTAA